One window of the Natronomonas marina genome contains the following:
- a CDS encoding ParA family protein has product MTTDTLAFVGAAGGVGTTRLTLESATLLARNGRDVAVLDAAYATQGLADLTPGRIDPDMTALCLDDAPLETGLQDRRLEGAGRLAVCPARAPFERLARAKTPEAAESFEDRIAEGVRAFDHVLLDVPPVAANQAVAATTAADAVAVVADAARASDAIPRAHDRLLDLGVETTAAVVTHTDGHPEADATVPTLESEPPAVTDDTAARKEVGGVLAATMDLSVDPDAGDGLRGKLSL; this is encoded by the coding sequence GTGACGACCGACACGCTCGCCTTCGTCGGTGCCGCCGGTGGCGTCGGTACCACCCGACTGACCCTGGAGAGCGCGACCCTGCTGGCCCGAAACGGCCGCGACGTCGCGGTGCTGGACGCCGCCTACGCCACCCAGGGGCTGGCCGACCTGACGCCCGGCCGCATCGACCCCGACATGACCGCACTGTGTCTCGACGACGCGCCCCTGGAGACCGGGCTCCAGGACCGGCGCCTCGAAGGCGCCGGTCGGCTCGCGGTCTGTCCGGCGAGGGCACCGTTCGAGCGCCTCGCCCGCGCGAAGACGCCCGAGGCAGCCGAATCATTCGAGGACCGCATCGCGGAGGGCGTCCGCGCGTTCGACCACGTCCTCCTCGACGTCCCGCCGGTCGCGGCAAACCAGGCCGTCGCAGCGACGACAGCCGCCGACGCCGTCGCCGTCGTCGCCGACGCCGCCCGCGCGTCGGACGCAATCCCCAGGGCGCACGACCGACTGTTGGATCTCGGCGTCGAGACGACGGCCGCCGTCGTGACCCACACGGACGGCCACCCGGAGGCCGACGCGACCGTCCCGACCCTCGAAAGCGAACCACCGGCCGTCACGGACGACACGGCCGCCCGCAAAGAGGTCGGCGGCGTCCTCGCAGCAACGATGGACCTCAGCGTCGACCCGGACGCCGGCGACGGTCTCCGCGGGAAACTGTCGCTGTAG
- a CDS encoding HIT family protein, with amino-acid sequence MSEDCIFCGIVDGEVPSRTVYEDENVQAFLDATPLSRGHTLVIPKNHHERVADMPDGDRDAVFEALGRLGPAVEAAVDADGLNVGMNDGEAAGQEVPHVHGHLVPRFEGDGGGAVHSIVRTLPDLSEDELDDIADAIVTNDQG; translated from the coding sequence ATGAGCGAGGACTGCATCTTCTGTGGCATCGTCGACGGGGAGGTTCCCTCCCGGACCGTCTACGAGGACGAGAACGTCCAGGCGTTTCTGGACGCGACCCCACTGTCCCGCGGACACACGCTCGTCATCCCGAAGAACCACCACGAACGCGTCGCGGACATGCCGGACGGGGACCGCGACGCCGTCTTCGAGGCGCTGGGCCGTCTGGGGCCCGCCGTCGAGGCCGCCGTCGACGCCGACGGACTCAACGTCGGTATGAACGACGGGGAGGCCGCCGGCCAGGAGGTGCCGCACGTCCACGGTCACCTCGTCCCCCGTTTCGAGGGCGACGGCGGCGGAGCGGTCCACTCCATCGTCCGGACGCTACCGGATCTCTCCGAGGATGAACTCGACGACATCGCCGACGCTATCGTCACGAACGACCAGGGCTGA
- a CDS encoding uracil-DNA glycosylase: MPPFPDPDDRNPLAADCRRCPELAASRTCISWGVGSLDATLVVVGEAPGAGDPGADRWQGGNHTGMAYTARHSGRRIRGRFESLGYDPDDLYFTNAVKCFPSDGEGSNREPTSEERANCRPYLFEELETVDPACVVATGRHATESLLAATDRSLDGFVEAVLEPIETEPLPPILPLLHPSYRDIWIPRLGYDDAGYQRAIGEALETLGAPP; encoded by the coding sequence GTGCCCCCGTTCCCGGATCCCGACGACCGGAACCCGCTGGCGGCGGACTGTCGGCGCTGCCCGGAACTGGCCGCTTCCCGGACGTGCATCTCGTGGGGCGTCGGCTCGCTGGACGCCACGCTCGTCGTCGTCGGCGAGGCGCCCGGCGCCGGCGACCCCGGGGCCGACCGCTGGCAGGGCGGCAACCACACCGGGATGGCCTACACCGCTCGACACAGCGGCCGCCGTATCCGCGGGCGCTTCGAGTCGCTCGGCTACGACCCCGACGACCTCTACTTCACCAACGCCGTCAAGTGCTTTCCGAGCGACGGAGAGGGCTCGAACCGCGAACCCACCTCCGAGGAGCGCGCCAACTGCCGGCCCTATCTGTTCGAGGAACTGGAGACGGTCGACCCGGCGTGTGTCGTCGCTACCGGGCGTCACGCCACCGAGTCGCTGCTCGCGGCGACCGACCGGTCGCTCGATGGCTTCGTCGAGGCCGTGCTGGAACCCATCGAAACGGAGCCGCTACCGCCGATACTGCCGCTCTTGCACCCATCCTACCGCGACATCTGGATTCCGCGCCTCGGCTACGACGACGCCGGCTACCAGCGAGCCATCGGCGAGGCGCTCGAGACGCTCGGTGCCCCGCCCTAG
- a CDS encoding DUF7331 family protein: MSDIPSERSVEGTNDHPKSPLDTDRYAHLSLDDDAVVIYDREEPDTWVQSDFVVEIGV, encoded by the coding sequence ATGAGTGACATACCCTCGGAACGGAGCGTCGAAGGGACCAACGACCACCCGAAGTCCCCGCTGGACACCGATCGGTACGCACACCTCTCGCTGGACGACGACGCCGTCGTCATCTACGACCGCGAAGAGCCCGATACCTGGGTCCAGTCGGATTTCGTCGTCGAGATCGGCGTGTAG
- a CDS encoding DUF5828 family protein — protein MEVEESVSGFEIRGSWVDVVEHGERITRALKDIADEGVGVDEAALDEWDEWRPKADERLREDVNRKTAEQASISEGEGEQAGKAPDEDLKTAGEKLADSYENLEKPKEAVDEWRKSINYVARAADSATRKAVRKVEGSVYKNVMTQVSPYYFDNELVSANLRRADTDDYVFEVNVNDDDLKIRTSNKLADYQTAVDRWHVDTPKDTDVAKAVEGHEPPDDATTTGDSKPTRN, from the coding sequence ATGGAGGTCGAAGAGAGTGTTTCCGGCTTCGAGATACGGGGGAGCTGGGTCGACGTGGTCGAACACGGAGAGCGGATCACCCGGGCGCTCAAGGACATCGCCGACGAGGGAGTCGGCGTCGACGAGGCGGCGCTGGACGAGTGGGACGAGTGGCGACCGAAGGCTGACGAGCGGCTCCGGGAGGACGTCAACCGCAAGACCGCAGAGCAGGCGAGCATCTCGGAGGGGGAGGGCGAGCAGGCCGGCAAGGCCCCTGACGAGGACCTCAAGACGGCCGGCGAGAAGCTCGCCGACTCCTACGAGAACCTCGAGAAGCCGAAGGAGGCCGTCGACGAGTGGCGGAAGTCGATCAACTACGTCGCCCGCGCGGCGGATTCGGCCACCCGGAAGGCCGTCCGGAAGGTCGAGGGCAGCGTCTACAAGAACGTCATGACGCAGGTGTCGCCGTACTACTTCGACAACGAACTCGTCAGCGCGAACCTCCGCCGGGCCGACACGGACGACTACGTCTTCGAGGTGAACGTCAACGACGACGACCTGAAGATACGGACGTCGAACAAGCTAGCGGACTACCAGACGGCGGTCGACCGCTGGCACGTCGACACCCCGAAGGACACCGACGTGGCCAAGGCCGTCGAGGGGCACGAACCGCCCGACGACGCGACGACGACCGGCGACTCGAAGCCGACCAGGAACTGA
- the upp gene encoding uracil phosphoribosyltransferase — translation MPIEDRDDAHVITHALAKHTLSELRSVETDQVAFRDGLVELGRLCGFEIIDGMMETEYVSITTPLAETTGEVVKGLDDVVIVNVLRAATPFVEGLVEAFPHARQGVISAGRNEEAGMNDEGQFPITVDYVKLPEINDEDTVIVADPMLATGSTMVAVLEEVLEMGDPERLVVLSAVSAPPGLVRVDEAFPKADVITVSVDERLDEDGYIVPGVGDAGDRAFGT, via the coding sequence ATGCCGATCGAGGACCGCGACGACGCCCACGTCATCACGCACGCGCTGGCGAAGCACACCCTCTCGGAGCTCCGGTCGGTCGAGACCGATCAGGTGGCGTTCCGCGACGGCCTGGTAGAGCTGGGCCGGCTCTGCGGGTTCGAGATAATCGACGGGATGATGGAAACGGAGTACGTTTCCATCACGACGCCGCTGGCGGAGACCACCGGCGAGGTCGTCAAAGGGCTCGACGACGTCGTCATCGTCAACGTCCTCCGGGCGGCGACGCCGTTCGTCGAGGGGCTCGTCGAGGCGTTCCCCCACGCCAGACAGGGCGTCATCTCCGCCGGGCGAAACGAGGAGGCCGGCATGAACGACGAGGGGCAGTTCCCCATCACCGTCGACTACGTGAAGCTCCCCGAGATAAACGACGAGGACACCGTCATTGTCGCCGATCCGATGCTCGCCACCGGCAGCACGATGGTGGCGGTGCTGGAGGAGGTCCTCGAGATGGGCGACCCCGAGCGGCTGGTCGTCCTGTCGGCGGTCAGCGCCCCGCCGGGGCTGGTCCGTGTCGACGAGGCGTTCCCGAAGGCCGACGTCATCACCGTCAGCGTCGACGAACGCCTCGACGAGGACGGCTACATCGTCCCCGGCGTCGGCGATGCCGGCGACCGCGCGTTCGGTACCTGA
- a CDS encoding IMPACT family protein, producing the protein MPDDTYRTLETGGRSRFTVQGSEFVGHAEPVDDVAGAETFIEGVEADHPDATHNAVAYRVRADPFREYADDDGEPSGSAGQPVLSVLSGRELEDVAVVVTRYYGGTELGVGGLVQAYSTAATDALAAAEIVRRRPHETFVVTVAYDDSGTVRSVLESEGVAFEAAYEAEVTFEIRAPVAGAEAVRDRLRSATGGRATID; encoded by the coding sequence GTGCCCGACGACACCTACAGGACGCTCGAGACGGGCGGACGGAGCCGCTTTACCGTCCAGGGCTCGGAGTTCGTCGGCCACGCCGAACCCGTCGATGACGTCGCTGGCGCCGAGACATTCATCGAGGGTGTCGAGGCAGACCACCCTGACGCCACCCACAACGCGGTGGCCTACCGCGTCCGCGCCGACCCGTTCCGGGAGTACGCCGACGACGACGGCGAGCCCTCGGGGAGCGCGGGCCAGCCGGTGCTGTCGGTGCTCTCGGGCCGCGAACTGGAGGACGTCGCCGTCGTCGTCACCCGGTATTACGGCGGGACGGAACTCGGCGTCGGGGGGCTCGTTCAGGCCTACTCGACGGCGGCGACCGACGCCCTCGCGGCAGCCGAGATCGTCCGGCGGCGCCCCCACGAGACGTTCGTCGTCACCGTCGCCTACGACGATTCGGGGACCGTCCGGAGCGTCCTCGAGAGCGAGGGCGTCGCATTCGAGGCCGCATACGAGGCCGAGGTCACCTTCGAAATCCGCGCTCCAGTCGCGGGCGCCGAAGCGGTCCGGGATAGGCTCCGGAGTGCGACCGGCGGCCGCGCGACCATCGACTAG
- a CDS encoding inorganic phosphate transporter, producing the protein MEPTTLVTFLVAGAASLFMAWAIGAGSSGSTPFAPAVGANAISVMRAGFFVGVLGVLGATLQGANVTEAVGRELVVGTTLSPGAAIAALSIAAALVAVGVFTGYPIATAFTVTGAVVGAGLALGGDPAWNKYYEILGVWTLTPFVGSGVAYGTAKLLRHESVPERAAIPALAGLVGAILANVEFVLLGPPGGTGTIASTLGGDALVGRAAVTLAFAAAAAAALAADMRSDEAAGQRHFLLALGALVAFSAGGSQVGLALGPLLPLFDTTSVEIPLTALLFGGGVGLLLGSWTAAPRMIKAISQDYSSLGPRRSIAALIPSFAIAQTAIFLGVPISFNEIIVSAVIGAGASAGTGGISAGKMGYTVLAWVGSLVGAGVLGYGVYTAVSAVL; encoded by the coding sequence ATGGAGCCCACGACCCTCGTGACGTTCCTGGTGGCGGGGGCCGCCAGCCTCTTCATGGCGTGGGCCATCGGCGCCGGCTCCTCGGGATCGACGCCCTTCGCACCCGCCGTCGGCGCCAACGCCATCTCGGTGATGCGGGCGGGCTTCTTCGTCGGCGTGCTCGGCGTCCTCGGCGCGACGCTGCAGGGTGCGAACGTCACCGAGGCGGTCGGCCGCGAACTCGTCGTCGGGACGACGCTGTCGCCCGGCGCCGCCATCGCCGCCCTCTCCATCGCGGCGGCGCTGGTCGCCGTCGGCGTGTTCACCGGCTACCCCATCGCCACCGCCTTCACCGTCACCGGCGCCGTCGTCGGCGCCGGACTGGCCCTCGGCGGCGACCCCGCCTGGAACAAGTACTACGAGATACTCGGCGTGTGGACGCTGACGCCGTTCGTCGGCAGCGGCGTCGCCTACGGCACCGCGAAACTCCTCCGGCACGAGTCGGTGCCCGAGCGGGCGGCGATACCGGCGCTTGCGGGTCTCGTCGGTGCCATCCTCGCAAACGTCGAGTTCGTCCTCCTCGGGCCGCCCGGCGGTACCGGGACCATCGCCTCGACGCTCGGCGGCGACGCCCTCGTCGGGCGGGCGGCGGTCACCCTGGCTTTCGCCGCCGCGGCCGCCGCCGCGCTGGCCGCCGACATGCGGAGCGACGAGGCGGCCGGCCAGCGGCACTTCCTGCTCGCGTTGGGCGCGCTTGTGGCCTTCTCGGCCGGCGGCAGCCAGGTGGGACTGGCGCTCGGGCCGCTGTTGCCGCTTTTCGACACGACGAGCGTCGAGATACCGCTGACGGCACTCCTCTTCGGCGGCGGCGTCGGTCTCCTGCTCGGCTCGTGGACCGCCGCCCCCCGGATGATAAAGGCCATCTCGCAGGACTACTCCTCGCTTGGCCCCCGGCGCTCGATCGCCGCGCTCATCCCCTCGTTCGCCATCGCCCAGACCGCCATCTTCCTCGGCGTGCCCATCTCGTTCAACGAGATCATCGTCTCGGCGGTCATCGGTGCCGGCGCCTCGGCGGGTACCGGCGGTATCAGCGCCGGCAAGATGGGCTACACCGTGCTGGCGTGGGTGGGGTCGCTCGTCGGCGCCGGCGTGCTCGGCTACGGCGTCTACACCGCCGTGAGCGCGGTACTGTAG
- a CDS encoding hemolysin family protein, translating to MGSLAWSLPVAVMQTGAGPSELPISDAAIAALGSVTILVLLGLSAFFSSSEIAMFSLPPHRIDSMVADNIPGAGTLADLKDDPHRLLVTILVGNNIVNIAMSSIATGLLAIYVSQSIAVFVATFGITALVLLFGESAPKSYAVENTESWALRIARPLKLSEYVLLPLIVTFDYLTRQVNRVTGGRSEIESTYVTREEIRDIIETGERAGVLEEDEREMLQRIFRFTNTIAKEIMTPRLDMEAVSKDASIDEAIQACVQSNHTRLPVYDGSLDNVLGVVHISDLIRDYTYGERDDVELEDLIRETLHVPESKNVDDLLAEMRENRMHMVIVIDEFGTTEGIVTMEDITEEIVGEILQSGEEEPIEIVDDRTAILKGEVNIDEVNETLDVDIPEGEEFETLAGFIFNRAGRLVEEGETIEYDGLDIYVERVENTRIMKARLVKTDEYEAAPETEPVNEES from the coding sequence ATGGGCTCTCTCGCGTGGTCGCTTCCGGTAGCGGTGATGCAGACCGGCGCCGGACCGTCAGAACTCCCGATCAGCGACGCGGCCATCGCCGCGCTCGGGAGCGTGACGATCCTCGTCCTGCTGGGGCTGTCGGCGTTCTTCTCCTCGTCGGAGATAGCGATGTTCTCGCTGCCGCCCCACCGGATCGACTCGATGGTCGCCGACAACATCCCCGGTGCGGGGACGCTGGCGGACCTCAAGGACGACCCCCACCGGCTGCTCGTGACGATCCTCGTCGGCAACAACATCGTCAACATCGCCATGTCCTCGATAGCGACGGGGCTTTTGGCCATCTACGTCTCCCAGTCGATCGCCGTCTTCGTCGCCACGTTCGGCATCACCGCCCTGGTGCTGCTGTTCGGCGAGAGCGCGCCGAAGTCCTACGCCGTCGAGAACACCGAGTCGTGGGCGCTCCGCATCGCCCGGCCGCTGAAGCTCTCGGAGTACGTCCTGTTGCCGCTGATCGTTACCTTCGATTACCTGACCCGGCAGGTCAACCGCGTCACCGGCGGCCGCAGCGAGATCGAGTCCACCTACGTCACCCGCGAGGAGATACGCGACATCATCGAGACCGGCGAGCGCGCGGGGGTCCTCGAAGAGGACGAACGCGAGATGCTCCAGCGCATCTTCCGATTTACGAACACCATCGCAAAGGAGATCATGACGCCGCGGCTCGACATGGAGGCGGTCTCGAAGGACGCCAGCATCGACGAGGCGATCCAGGCCTGCGTGCAGTCGAACCACACCCGGCTGCCGGTCTACGACGGCAGCCTCGACAACGTTCTCGGCGTCGTCCACATCTCCGATCTGATCCGCGATTACACCTACGGCGAACGGGACGACGTCGAACTCGAGGACCTCATCCGGGAGACGCTGCACGTCCCCGAGTCGAAGAACGTCGACGACCTGCTGGCGGAGATGCGCGAAAACCGGATGCACATGGTCATCGTCATCGACGAGTTCGGGACGACCGAGGGCATCGTGACGATGGAGGACATCACCGAGGAGATCGTCGGCGAGATACTCCAGTCCGGCGAGGAGGAACCCATCGAAATCGTCGACGACCGGACGGCCATCCTCAAGGGCGAGGTCAACATCGACGAGGTCAACGAGACGCTGGACGTCGACATCCCCGAGGGCGAGGAGTTCGAGACGCTGGCGGGGTTCATCTTCAACCGCGCGGGCCGTCTCGTCGAGGAGGGCGAGACCATCGAGTACGACGGCCTCGACATCTACGTCGAGCGCGTCGAGAACACGCGCATCATGAAGGCCCGACTGGTCAAGACCGACGAGTACGAGGCCGCCCCCGAGACGGAACCGGTCAACGAGGAGTCCTGA
- a CDS encoding glutathione S-transferase N-terminal domain-containing protein, whose protein sequence is MTDTESAPAITLYRLQACPFCERVVRTLDDLDLEYRSRFVEARHSRRDVVKRLTGARTVPAIVDETTGVTMSESANIVKYLETTYGDGGVDPVHVTASAAGDAE, encoded by the coding sequence ATGACCGACACCGAATCCGCCCCGGCGATAACCCTGTACCGACTCCAGGCGTGTCCGTTCTGCGAACGCGTCGTCCGCACGCTCGACGACCTCGACCTGGAGTACCGCTCGCGGTTCGTCGAGGCCCGACACTCCCGCCGGGACGTCGTAAAGCGGCTGACCGGCGCCCGGACGGTCCCGGCCATCGTCGACGAGACGACCGGCGTGACGATGAGCGAGAGCGCGAACATTGTGAAGTACCTCGAGACGACCTACGGCGACGGCGGCGTCGACCCCGTCCACGTCACCGCCAGCGCCGCGGGTGATGCCGAATGA
- a CDS encoding redoxin domain-containing protein, which yields MNLGFDVVELGPADAPEVGETAPDFTRPLVDDEYWEDVALSDLTDDGPVVLVFHTMDGDFPATYIWQEIRDRGWDAYDAEIVGCSISTPYEHSRFLEEWDLEAFRLFSDPANGVAEAYGIAHDLDGMTGIAEPRPAVFVLDGDRTIRASWVATEWPEFPPYGDLEDAIESL from the coding sequence ATGAACCTCGGCTTCGACGTGGTCGAACTCGGTCCCGCGGACGCCCCCGAGGTCGGCGAGACGGCGCCCGACTTCACCCGCCCGCTGGTCGACGACGAGTACTGGGAGGACGTCGCGCTGTCGGATCTGACCGACGACGGCCCCGTCGTCCTCGTCTTTCACACGATGGACGGCGACTTCCCGGCGACCTACATCTGGCAGGAGATCCGCGACCGCGGCTGGGACGCCTACGACGCCGAAATCGTCGGCTGCTCCATCTCGACGCCCTACGAGCACTCCCGCTTTCTCGAGGAGTGGGACCTGGAGGCGTTCCGGCTCTTCTCGGACCCGGCGAACGGCGTCGCCGAGGCCTACGGCATCGCTCACGACCTCGACGGCATGACCGGCATCGCCGAACCCCGGCCGGCCGTCTTCGTCCTCGACGGCGACCGCACCATCCGGGCCTCGTGGGTGGCGACCGAGTGGCCCGAGTTCCCGCCGTACGGCGACCTCGAGGACGCGATCGAGTCGCTGTGA
- a CDS encoding L-threonylcarbamoyladenylate synthase, whose product MTDDDLREAVAALRRGDLVVYPTETIYGLGADALDPEAIERVFEAKGRPRDKPLSMALPDAAVAADYARVSARERAFCDRFLPGPVTVLLERTDRVPDALVAGRNRVGIRVPDHDLARDLARRVGPITATSANRSGAPSARRVEEIDASIRDAAVVLDGGETPGTESTVVNVAADEIVRRGALADDIEAWLAEN is encoded by the coding sequence GTGACCGACGACGACCTCCGGGAGGCGGTCGCCGCCCTCCGGCGCGGCGATCTCGTCGTCTACCCCACCGAGACGATCTACGGCCTCGGCGCCGACGCCCTCGACCCCGAAGCGATCGAGCGCGTCTTCGAGGCGAAGGGTCGTCCCCGCGACAAACCGCTCTCGATGGCGCTGCCCGACGCCGCGGTCGCGGCCGACTACGCACGCGTCTCGGCGCGCGAACGGGCCTTCTGCGACCGCTTCCTTCCCGGTCCCGTTACGGTCCTGCTGGAACGGACCGACCGGGTACCCGACGCTCTGGTCGCCGGCCGAAATCGGGTCGGCATCCGGGTCCCGGACCACGACCTCGCGCGCGACCTCGCGCGGCGAGTCGGGCCGATAACCGCCACGAGCGCGAACCGGAGCGGGGCGCCCAGCGCACGCCGGGTCGAGGAAATCGACGCCTCGATACGCGACGCTGCGGTCGTCCTCGACGGGGGCGAGACGCCCGGCACCGAGAGCACGGTCGTGAACGTCGCGGCGGACGAAATCGTCCGTCGAGGCGCGCTGGCCGACGACATCGAGGCGTGGCTGGCGGAGAACTAA
- a CDS encoding cation transporter, giving the protein MGTDTSEGHDAGGCRRDVERAVEGIDGLAAGDVHEAAAESVATSTVGESDDHSVFELTGLDCRTCAGLVERVLLSREGVSNVTASHRHGTARVDYDPERLTAADIRSALSDLGYPVETTDEAFRNRRADQWREARLATGLLAGLMALVPYAAVVYPTRFAFWPYDPRVVALLERALESAFATHFFVNLALLSGIVLLFTGKPLLADAAVALRERSPDRSLAVGALAVGLYVYSSATAFRVAPGGVYYDVVIALVVGMTVWRQAEHETTEAASEDPSETSESVPVAAEGD; this is encoded by the coding sequence ATGGGAACGGACACATCCGAAGGCCACGACGCGGGCGGGTGTCGGCGCGACGTAGAGCGGGCCGTCGAGGGGATCGACGGACTCGCGGCGGGCGACGTCCACGAGGCCGCGGCGGAGTCGGTCGCAACCTCGACGGTCGGGGAGTCGGACGACCACAGCGTCTTCGAGTTGACGGGGCTGGACTGCCGGACCTGTGCGGGACTCGTCGAGCGCGTCCTGCTGAGCCGGGAGGGGGTGAGCAACGTCACCGCCAGCCACCGCCACGGCACGGCCAGGGTCGACTACGACCCCGAACGGCTGACGGCTGCCGATATCCGGTCGGCGCTGTCGGATCTCGGCTATCCCGTCGAGACGACCGACGAGGCGTTCCGGAACCGCCGGGCCGACCAGTGGCGGGAGGCCCGTCTCGCCACCGGACTGCTCGCCGGGCTGATGGCACTGGTGCCGTACGCCGCGGTGGTGTACCCGACCCGTTTCGCCTTCTGGCCGTACGATCCCCGGGTCGTCGCGCTGCTGGAGCGGGCCCTGGAGTCGGCGTTCGCCACCCACTTCTTCGTCAACCTCGCGTTGCTCTCGGGCATCGTCCTGCTTTTCACCGGGAAGCCGCTGCTCGCGGACGCCGCCGTCGCCCTCCGGGAGCGTTCGCCCGACCGGAGCCTCGCGGTCGGCGCGCTGGCGGTCGGACTGTACGTGTACAGTTCCGCGACGGCGTTCCGCGTGGCCCCGGGCGGCGTCTACTACGACGTCGTCATCGCTCTGGTCGTGGGCATGACGGTCTGGCGGCAGGCCGAACACGAGACTACTGAGGCCGCCAGCGAGGACCCGTCGGAGACGTCGGAGTCCGTTCCGGTCGCCGCGGAGGGCGACTGA
- a CDS encoding CRISPR-associated protein Cas4, whose amino-acid sequence METFTDLATAAYCPRKLYYRRRDDDRSPPDDVETVRELAFRYPELLAAGTDLTEEPIAVTPTQYRSNLGSARARLDCWERLVDPAGRDVLLEGKDCRGIAHKVLESPPRPVVVSAGRPPERGVWEPHSVRATAAAKALAWERETAVSRAVVEYPAHGEVRRLRLTTGRKAAYRRALRTVESLDGPPPRLDDETRCEPCEYRTECGARTRSLRSRLSL is encoded by the coding sequence GTGGAGACGTTCACCGACCTCGCAACGGCAGCGTACTGTCCGCGGAAGCTCTACTACCGCCGCCGCGACGACGACCGCAGTCCGCCCGACGACGTCGAGACCGTCCGGGAACTCGCCTTCCGGTATCCGGAACTCCTCGCTGCCGGGACGGACCTGACCGAGGAACCGATAGCCGTCACGCCGACCCAGTACCGCTCGAACCTCGGGAGCGCCAGAGCGCGCCTCGATTGCTGGGAGCGTCTCGTCGACCCCGCCGGACGGGACGTCCTGCTGGAGGGCAAGGACTGCCGCGGTATCGCCCACAAGGTGCTGGAGTCGCCGCCCCGTCCGGTCGTCGTCTCGGCCGGTCGGCCGCCCGAGCGGGGCGTCTGGGAGCCCCACTCGGTCCGGGCGACGGCGGCCGCGAAGGCGCTGGCCTGGGAGCGGGAGACGGCCGTCTCGCGGGCCGTAGTCGAGTACCCGGCCCACGGAGAGGTGAGACGACTCCGACTCACGACCGGACGGAAAGCGGCCTACCGGCGGGCGCTTCGGACGGTCGAGTCCCTCGACGGTCCGCCGCCGCGTCTCGACGACGAGACGCGGTGTGAGCCCTGCGAGTACCGGACCGAGTGCGGGGCGCGGACGCGCTCGCTCCGGTCGCGGCTCTCGCTGTGA
- a CDS encoding DUF2237 family protein, with product MPERNVLGDPLEPCSTDPMTGFQRDGRCSCHDGDRGRHELCAVMTDEFLAFGAERGNDLTTPRPQLEFPGLEPGDRWCVCVPRWVEALEAVRSRQVPETTVPPVVLSATNEAVLETVPLETLKRHAYE from the coding sequence ATGCCCGAGCGGAACGTCCTCGGCGACCCCCTCGAACCGTGCAGCACCGACCCGATGACCGGCTTCCAGCGGGACGGCCGCTGTTCGTGTCACGACGGCGACCGCGGCCGGCACGAACTCTGTGCGGTGATGACCGACGAGTTCCTCGCGTTCGGGGCCGAGCGCGGCAACGACCTCACGACGCCGCGACCGCAACTGGAGTTTCCGGGTCTCGAACCCGGCGACCGCTGGTGTGTCTGCGTCCCGCGGTGGGTCGAGGCGCTGGAGGCCGTCCGTAGTCGGCAGGTCCCCGAGACCACGGTCCCGCCGGTGGTGCTTTCGGCGACCAACGAGGCGGTACTGGAGACGGTGCCGCTGGAGACGCTGAAACGGCACGCCTACGAGTGA